The segment AGCCACGATATTTCATTTACCGGAACAACGCGGCACGTCAACTTCATCGCTCGAAAGACAATCCTCAAAACAAGTAGACGGACCCAACAAACTGCCAGAAAGCGGCCCGCTGCTCGGATACAACGTATTTCGGGGTGTCAAAAAAGAGATTCGCTTGAGCGAGGAAGACCGCCGGCGACATCTTTATATAGTCGGTCAAACCGGTACCGGTAAAACGGTATTGCTCGAGAATTTAGCTCTGTACGACATGTTAGATGGTCGGGGTTTTGCCTTTATCGATCCGCACGGCGACGCCGTAGAGCGTTTGATATCTATGGTACCGAAAGAAAGAACCGAAGACGTTATTTATTTTTCTCCGGCCGATATGGATCAGCCAATGGGTCTGAATTTATTTGAATTCCAGAACCCGGAGCAGAAGGATTTTCTCATCCAAGAAGCCATCAATATGCTCTATAAACTCTACGATCCGGGGCATACCGGTATCATCGGTCCGCGCTACGAACACTGGTTTAGAAATGCCGCCCTAACGTTGATGAGCGATCCAAACGGATCAACTTTCATCGATATTCCAAAAATCTTTACCGATAACCGCTACGCCAAGCAAAAGCTAAAATATGTTACCGACCCAACCGTCCGCGAGTTTTGGGAGGGCGAGATGGCCAAGACCTCTGACTATCATAAAAGCGAGGTTCTCGGTTGGTTTGTCAGCAAATTCGGTGCCTTTATGAGCAACGAAATGATGCGGAATATCGTCGGTCAAACTAAAAGCTCGGTCGACCTTCGGCAGGTTATGGACGAGGGCAAAATTCTGCTGGTAAATCTGAGCAAAGGCCGTACCGGCGAACTTAACTCGAAGCTGCTGGGTATGATTTTTGTCATGAAGTTCCAGGCCGCCGCCATGAGCCGGGCGGCCATACCGGAAGAGCACCGACGGGATTTCTCGTTGTATGTCGATGAATTCCAAAACTTCTCGACCGACTCGTTTGCTACCATTTTGTCAGAAGCCAGGAAGTATCGCCTTAATCTCATCGTTGCCAATCAGTTCACGACTCAACTGAGCGAAGAAGTAAAAGACGCTGTATTTGGAAATGTTGGGTCAATCGCCGCATTAAGGGCCGGTCCGGATGACGCGGATTATCTGGTTAAACAATTCTCACCCGTTTTTGATCAAGAAGACATCGTTAAGCTGCCCAACTATAACGCCATCGTTCGGTTGATGATTTCCGGCGTACCGTCGCAGCCGTTCAGCCTGGCTACCATTCCGCCGCTTGGCCACCCTAATCCTGAGCTGGGACAGGCTCTTAAACGACTGTCGGCGGCCAAGTACGGCCGGTCGAGAGCCAAAGTGGAGACGGAGATATTTGAGCGTCTTAAAACAGCGCCAGAGCCACCGATAGCACGCCCGTTCGAATCGCCGTTTGGACAGCCACCGGCTTTAGGTTCCAGCCGCCGGCCGACACCGCCGGGCGGGACTTCTTTTTTGGACGAGTGGCTGGCCAAAAGACGAACTCAACCGCCAAAACCGGCCACGGATCAATCAAAGTCCAGCCCGTCTGATTCGACCGCGGAAGCTACCAATCAATCCACGGACCAGAAGACCGACGCCCAGCCAAACCAATCACCAACCGCCTTTGCGCGGGCTAAGGCTAGCGGCCAGATTAACGAGCCGGAGAGCCAAGTTAGCGGCGCCTTATCAGACAAAGATGAGGTCGCAAACTTGGCTAACCTGGTAAAAGACAAGATCAGTGAACAACCTAACGCCGAAGTAATGGATAAAGCCGCCGTAGTCTCACCGTCCCAACCGGGGGATGCAGCCAGCGGAGCTGATATTAAAATCGATGAGCATGGCAACCTAAGCTATGATGAAGGTAAGGCGGCTTAGCGCTTTAGTATTTTTCGCCAAAGGAGTTCTGACAACAAACCGACCAGCCAACCGATAGCCAAGAATAAAGCAAGTTCCGAACCGGATAGGGCAAAGCCGTTTCGGCGGGCGGCATAGAGCATGATTGCCAGCCCGACGGTAGCAAATAAACTGCCGCCGAGTACGGCCGACGGCCTGGCGATTGTCTTCTCCAGCGTCTCGCTCACGCGCTCTACGGCCGGATTATGGATCAATCGGCTGAATGACCGGCCCGGTGCTCCCAGCTGCCTTTGAACGCGTTTCAGACTCAAATTATAAGCTCGATTTTTATCGGCTTTGGTGATATAGGTTTCGGCTTCTGGTTGATCGTCATCGGCTAACTGTTCAGCCAGACCGGCACTCTCGGGTGAGCTTTGTCGTATTGATTCGACTTCCCGTCGCCGATCCGCTAGGTTTTCAGCCTCGACCGACTTTGGTGGGTGTTCAGCCTCAAATTTTTTAGCCAAGATTTCTTTGTTGGCGGCTCGTTCGTTGGGGCCAAACTTGGTTTCAGTTGAGGATTGTCGTTCTGCCATGCTAAGCCCCGCCACTGGCGTATTCTACGCTGACTAGCTTAAGTTCTTTCGTCAACTGGCGGTTACGGCTATAGAAGTAGGCGGACAGCATTATCAATCCGAAGCTGATAGCCACGTTAGCCGTTGGGCCGGTGTTTGGCAACGATTCGGCCAGTACTTCAGGTGTTTTGACAATCGGACGGGGGACCTTAATCACTACGGTTTTATGGTGCCAAACGTTTCTTAACTCAAGGTTATTTGACTCGAGGTTGTTGGCCGGCGATGGGCTGGCGGGGATGGGGTCTTTGATACGGACCGTTATTCGTTTGATGATTTCCTGATCTGGTTTGACTTCGATCAGGCCCCAGCTCAGAACGTTACCGTCATCACTGATAGAGGCGTCGTCGCTGTCAATTAAGTCGGCATACTCCAAAATATCTGCGATGTCCTCCTGGAACAGTACTTCGTCAGCTTGGCTGCCAACATTTTCCGCCGCTATTTCATAAATAATCGTGTCACCGGGCTGGGCGGTTGTGCCATTGGCGTCGTCTATACCCTGAGTTTCATTCTTAGCCCGCTTGACGAACACGATTAACGGGAAAGGTGTTTCGCAGTCTTCG is part of the Candidatus Saccharimonadales bacterium genome and harbors:
- a CDS encoding ATP-binding protein — encoded protein: MVGVLVILLFLGLGGALVYFQYRKLLREAKNYERGLKMVSLVIHLPPSSEDTELGSRDTRDVAEETISKAQVMYNILASTVEEGFKRRYYGQRHIGFEIVAKKGAVRFYAAVPITLVPVVEQAIVSAYPSAQVEEVPEHNIFSPVGKISGTIGGELELKEDSAKPIATFQESKRDALQAIFNAFSNLTNEDGAALQLLIRPAGKEWSKSALKVASNMRDKKKSTSTGSVAKELATALWKPPEAKDDKKEPDKPLSALEQSNIEAVESKTRHPGFETLIRVIASSNTASRSQNILNNMVATFALFDAPGKNGFKFSPAKDIENFVTAFIFRFFPQESKRTILNSIELATIFHLPEQRGTSTSSLERQSSKQVDGPNKLPESGPLLGYNVFRGVKKEIRLSEEDRRRHLYIVGQTGTGKTVLLENLALYDMLDGRGFAFIDPHGDAVERLISMVPKERTEDVIYFSPADMDQPMGLNLFEFQNPEQKDFLIQEAINMLYKLYDPGHTGIIGPRYEHWFRNAALTLMSDPNGSTFIDIPKIFTDNRYAKQKLKYVTDPTVREFWEGEMAKTSDYHKSEVLGWFVSKFGAFMSNEMMRNIVGQTKSSVDLRQVMDEGKILLVNLSKGRTGELNSKLLGMIFVMKFQAAAMSRAAIPEEHRRDFSLYVDEFQNFSTDSFATILSEARKYRLNLIVANQFTTQLSEEVKDAVFGNVGSIAALRAGPDDADYLVKQFSPVFDQEDIVKLPNYNAIVRLMISGVPSQPFSLATIPPLGHPNPELGQALKRLSAAKYGRSRAKVETEIFERLKTAPEPPIARPFESPFGQPPALGSSRRPTPPGGTSFLDEWLAKRRTQPPKPATDQSKSSPSDSTAEATNQSTDQKTDAQPNQSPTAFARAKASGQINEPESQVSGALSDKDEVANLANLVKDKISEQPNAEVMDKAAVVSPSQPGDAASGADIKIDEHGNLSYDEGKAA